In Montipora capricornis isolate CH-2021 chromosome 4, ASM3666992v2, whole genome shotgun sequence, a single genomic region encodes these proteins:
- the LOC138047053 gene encoding uncharacterized protein, with amino-acid sequence MEWSEKNCMSSNSKKCKELVIRKKSVTNVFTPVFGIPQTCQLSVLGLILQDNCRFDCHVHVRLIKANKCLFILRSLRKEGYSQAELDHLFSSIVLPTITYGLPVYGASEAELTAMQCFLDRCYKRKYTSKSFSIKHLLEKQDRKVFSKVSGIDRHPLRGLLPRKKVSTYNLRNRTSQYPKVNTDRFKNSYINRLIFKYNLAM; translated from the coding sequence ATGGAATGGTCAGAGAAGAACTGTATGTCTAGTAATAGcaaaaaatgtaaggagctaGTTATTAGAAAGAAAAGCGTTACGAATGTGTTTACGCCAGTTTTCGGCATTCCACAAACTTGTCAACTTTCTGTCCTTGGGTTAATATTACAGGATAATTGCCGATTTGATTGTCATGTGCATGTGAGGCTGATTAAGGCGAATAAGTGCttatttatattaagatccttacgtaaggaaggttattctcaggcGGAGTTAGATCACTTGTTTTCAAGTATTGTGCTTCCTACCATCACTTATGGGTTGCCGGTATATGGTGCTTCTGAGGCGGAGCTGACAGCAATGCAATGTTTTCTAGATAGATGTTACAAACGTAAATATACTTCTAAATCTTTTTCTATCAAGCACCTTCTAGAAAAGCAGGATAGAAAAGTATTTAGTAAGGTATCTGGCATAGACCGACACCCTCTAAGGGGACTACTACCCAGGAAGAAAGTATCGacttacaatttaaggaatcgaACAAGTCAGTATCCGAAAGTTAATACAGATAGATTCAAAAACTCTTACATTAAtcgcttaatttttaaatacaatttagctatgtga